One window of the Methylocystis parvus OBBP genome contains the following:
- a CDS encoding HNH endonuclease, with translation MLNADYRPLSYYPLSLWGWQDAIKAVFLDRVNIVSEYDKTVKSPSFEIRLPSVVSLKEYVRPARQPAFTRFNVFLRDRFTCQYCGAHDELTFDHVIPRSKGGATTWENVVAACSPCNLRKGDRLPHEAHMMPAQTAYQPSIADLHRNGRLFPPNYLHESWMDYLYWDSVLEP, from the coding sequence GTGCTGAATGCGGATTATAGGCCGTTGAGCTACTACCCGCTTTCATTGTGGGGTTGGCAGGACGCGATCAAGGCGGTCTTCCTCGATCGGGTCAATATTGTTTCGGAATATGACAAGACCGTCAAAAGTCCGAGTTTCGAGATCCGTCTGCCCTCGGTTGTTTCGCTGAAGGAATATGTAAGGCCGGCCCGTCAGCCGGCCTTTACTCGTTTTAACGTCTTCCTGCGCGACCGCTTCACCTGCCAATATTGCGGCGCCCATGACGAATTGACCTTCGACCACGTCATCCCGCGCTCGAAAGGCGGCGCGACCACATGGGAGAATGTCGTCGCGGCCTGTTCGCCCTGCAATCTGCGCAAGGGCGACCGGCTTCCGCATGAGGCGCATATGATGCCGGCGCAGACGGCCTATCAGCCCAGCATCGCGGATCTGCATCGCAACGGCAGGCTGTTCCCGCCGAATTATCTGCATGAAAGCTGGATGGATTACCTGTATTGGGATTCTGTGCTCGAACCGTAA